The Herbiconiux sp. SALV-R1 nucleotide sequence GGCCTCGACGTGTCGCTGGTGTCGGGCCGCGATCTCGAGACGACCTTCCCGTTCGCCTTCGGCGTCGCGCTGCCCGGTCAAGCCCAGCTCGACGCCGTCGACGTGCTCGACGCCCTCGTGCGCGAACTCCTCGCCGCGGGCGGGGTGCTGCACACTGGCGCGAGGGTCACCTCCGTGCGCGCGAGCAAACCGGTGCGGGTGACCACGCCCCTCGGCAGCGTCTTCGGTCGCACGGCCGTGCTCGCCACCGCGACCCCCATCCTCGACCGCGGCCTCTACTTCGCCAAGACGACGGGCCTGCGGTCGTACGCCCTGGCCTTCGAGCTTCCGGATGCGCGGCCCGGCGACCTCGTCGACGGCATGTTCCTCTCGGTCGGCGACTCCGCCGAGTCAGGTTCCCGATCGCTGCGCACGGCGACGCGAGCCGCCGACGGGAAGGAATTGCTCGTGGTGGGCGGCAACGGGCACACGGTCGGCCGACCCGGTGCCAAGTCGGAGGCCGAGCGGCTCGACCAGCTCAGAGCCTGGACGGGCCTGTTCTTCCCCGGAGCCGTCGAGACCAACGCCTGGTCGGCGCAGGACTACGAGTCGCACAACCTCATCCCCTTCGTCGGCGCCCTGCCGCGCGGCCGCGGCCGGGTGTACCTCGCCACCGGCTACGCCAAGTGGGGGCTCACCAACGGGGTGGCCGCGGCACTCCGGTTGCGCTCCGAGATCCTCGGCGAACCGCGGCGCGAGCGCGCCCACTGGCACCGCGTGCTGGGCACCCGCGTGACCCGGCCCGCCGACCTGGGTAAAGGCGCCGTGGCGGGCGCCGAGGTGGGCGCGGAGGCCGTCTCGGGCTGGTGGCACGCCGAGACCCGCCCGGTTCCCGTTCCGCGACCTGCGGAGGGCACGGGCCTCGTCGCCCGGGCGAAGGGGCGCCCCGTCGGGGTGTCGACGGTCGACGGCACCACCTGCGCCGTGAGCGCCGTGTGCCCGCACCTCGGCGGCGTGCTGGAGTGGAACGACGCCGAGCGCTCCTGGGACTGCCCGCTGCACGCCTCGCGCTTCACCGCATCCGGAACCCGCATCGAGGGCCCCGCGCTC carries:
- a CDS encoding FAD-dependent oxidoreductase, giving the protein MTSLWLDGRTAAPSIPFVDGAAYDDVIVGAGLTGLTTAVMLARAGRRVVVLEALGVGALATGNTTGKVSLLQGSRLSTIRSHHSRRLLRAYVESNRDGQEWLLGFADEAGVPYEQRTAYSYSQHDDGASAVDDEFRAARQAGLDVSLVSGRDLETTFPFAFGVALPGQAQLDAVDVLDALVRELLAAGGVLHTGARVTSVRASKPVRVTTPLGSVFGRTAVLATATPILDRGLYFAKTTGLRSYALAFELPDARPGDLVDGMFLSVGDSAESGSRSLRTATRAADGKELLVVGGNGHTVGRPGAKSEAERLDQLRAWTGLFFPGAVETNAWSAQDYESHNLIPFVGALPRGRGRVYLATGYAKWGLTNGVAAALRLRSEILGEPRRERAHWHRVLGTRVTRPADLGKGAVAGAEVGAEAVSGWWHAETRPVPVPRPAEGTGLVARAKGRPVGVSTVDGTTCAVSAVCPHLGGVLEWNDAERSWDCPLHASRFTASGTRIEGPALSDLEQLPRTPAERKAARRAARSRSL